GGGTGCATGAACTGCCCGACGCCACGGTCTTCAAGGCGCTTCATGAAAGGTGGGGGAGAGGTCGCGCCCGCGCCGTTGCCTGGCTGCTCAAGGCACAGAGCGAAGATGGCGGATGGGGCGGCGCGCCCGGCGTGGCGCCCACCATCGAAGAGACCGCCTTGGCGGTGGACGCTCTCGCGCGAAGCGCTGCGGGTGCAACCGAGGTGGCGGCCCTGCGCCGGGGCTGTGACTGGCTCGTGAACGCCACCGCCGGGGGCACCGAGTTTCCCGCCACGCCCATCGGGCTCTACTTCGCCCAGCTCTGGTATCATGAGCGCTTGTACCCCCTCGTCTTCACGATCTCGGCCCTCGCCGGCGCCCTGCACCGGCTGGAAGCCGAAGCAATGGACTCCGAAGCATCATGACGCCCATCTACCTCGACCATGCCGCCACCACGCCCGTAGACCCTCGCGTGCTCGACGCCATGCTGCCCTTTTTCACGACCCACTTCGGCAACGCCGCCAGCGCCCACCACGCCTTCGGGAAGTATGCCCACGAAGCCGTCGATCTGGCCCGAGACCAGGTGGCCACCGCCCTCGCCGCCGATCCCCGCGAAATCGTATGGACCAGCGGGGCGACCGAGTCCAACAACCTCGCCCTCCAGGGCATTGCCTTCTCCCCCTACTATGCCAAGCGGGGCAACCATATCATCACCGTGGCCACCGAGCACAAGGCCGTCCTCGACTGCTGCGCCTTCCTCGAAACGCGCGGCATCAAGGTCACCTGCCTCCCCGTCGACGGTGGGGGACGCATCGACCTCCAACAACTGGCCGACGCCATCACGTCCGAAACGATTCTCGTCTCGATCATGCACGCCAACAATGAAACCGGCGTGCTCCAGCCCATCCGCGAAATTGGCGCCCTCTGCACCGCGCGCGAAGTGCTCTTCCACACGGACGCCACCCAGAGCTTCGGCAAAGTCCCCATCGACATCGAGCGTGATCGCATCGACCTGCTCAGTCTGAGCGCCCACAAGATTTACGGGCCCAAAGGCGTGGGCGCCCTCTATGTGCGCCGCAAAGGACCCCGCGTCCGCTGTACTCCCCTCGTCCACGGCGGCGGCCACGAAGGCGGACTCCGCTCCGGCACCCTCAACGTCCCCGGCATCGTCGGCCTCGGCTGCGCCGCTGAAATCGCCACGGGCGAAATGGAAACCGAGCAGGAGCGCATACGCCAACTCCGCGACCACCTCGAAGCCGAGC
The sequence above is a segment of the Candidatus Hydrogenedentota bacterium genome. Coding sequences within it:
- a CDS encoding cysteine desulfurase codes for the protein MTPIYLDHAATTPVDPRVLDAMLPFFTTHFGNAASAHHAFGKYAHEAVDLARDQVATALAADPREIVWTSGATESNNLALQGIAFSPYYAKRGNHIITVATEHKAVLDCCAFLETRGIKVTCLPVDGGGRIDLQQLADAITSETILVSIMHANNETGVLQPIREIGALCTAREVLFHTDATQSFGKVPIDIERDRIDLLSLSAHKIYGPKGVGALYVRRKGPRVRCTPLVHGGGHEGGLRSGTLNVPGIVGLGCAAEIATGEMETEQERIRQLRDHLEAELIARGPCAITRNGAPHDRLAGFANLSFDGIIADQFMARIPQLAVSARAACTSAVRQPSYVLAAMGCDEARIAGAIRLSLGRSTTRAEIDEAIRAIAEALSRG